A genomic window from Cytobacillus suaedae includes:
- the dgoD gene encoding galactonate dehydratase: MKITKFETFIVPPRWLFLKIETDEGLVGWGEPIVEGRAATVKAAVEELSEYLIGKDPLRIEDHWQTMYRSGFYRGGPILMSAISGIDQALWDIKGKYHNAPVYELMGGACRDSVRVYSWIGGDRPSDVGKAAKEAVEAGFTAVKMNGTEELQYIDSYEKIDEAVARIAAVREAVGKYVGIGIDFHGRVHKPMAKILAKELEQFRPMFIEEPVLPENNEALREIARATNIPIATGERMFSKWDFKKLLEDGYVDIIQPDLSHAGGITECKKIFAMAEAYDVAVAPHCPLGPIALAACLQVDATSHNVFIQEQSLGIHYNQGSDLLDYLHDKKVFEYKDGYVDMLQQPGLGISINEEFVRKQAEEGHNWKNPVWRHKDGTIAEW; the protein is encoded by the coding sequence ATGAAAATTACAAAGTTTGAAACATTTATCGTTCCACCAAGATGGCTGTTTTTAAAAATTGAAACAGATGAAGGTCTTGTTGGCTGGGGAGAGCCTATCGTTGAGGGGCGTGCTGCTACAGTAAAAGCAGCAGTAGAGGAATTAAGTGAATATTTAATAGGTAAAGACCCGTTACGAATTGAAGATCATTGGCAAACCATGTATCGTTCTGGTTTCTACCGTGGTGGTCCGATTTTAATGAGTGCAATTTCAGGAATTGACCAGGCCCTTTGGGATATAAAAGGGAAATATCATAATGCTCCTGTGTATGAACTAATGGGAGGAGCTTGTCGTGATTCTGTTCGTGTCTATTCATGGATAGGTGGAGACCGTCCAAGCGATGTAGGAAAAGCAGCAAAGGAAGCGGTTGAAGCTGGCTTTACAGCGGTAAAAATGAACGGTACAGAAGAGCTGCAATATATTGACTCCTATGAAAAAATCGATGAAGCGGTGGCTAGAATTGCTGCAGTTAGAGAAGCGGTAGGAAAATATGTTGGGATAGGCATCGATTTCCACGGCCGTGTTCATAAACCGATGGCAAAAATTTTAGCCAAGGAATTAGAGCAGTTTAGACCAATGTTTATTGAGGAGCCAGTTTTACCAGAAAACAATGAGGCGCTTCGTGAGATTGCTCGTGCTACGAACATTCCAATTGCAACTGGTGAGAGAATGTTTTCAAAATGGGACTTTAAAAAGCTACTAGAAGACGGATATGTTGATATCATCCAACCTGATTTATCTCATGCTGGAGGAATTACTGAGTGTAAGAAGATTTTTGCAATGGCTGAAGCGTATGATGTGGCTGTTGCTCCACATTGTCCATTAGGACCGATTGCATTAGCTGCTTGTTTACAAGTAGATGCCACTTCACACAATGTATTTATTCAAGAGCAAAGCTTAGGAATTCATTATAACCAAGGTAGTGATTTACTAGATTATTTACATGATAAGAAAGTGTTTGAATACAAAGATGGGTATGTAGATATGCTTCAGCAACCAGGCTTAGGCATTTCGATAAATGAAGAATTTGTAAGAAAGCAGGCAGAGGAAGGGCACAATTGGAAAAACCCTGTATGGCGTCATAAGGACGGTACGATTGCTGAGTGGTAA
- a CDS encoding DUF2294 family protein produces MINTSEFREDLAYLSSSLSKRLKQKFGKGPETCFASLKDDMLSIHIKKFITPAEEVLIESENNSLTLKFRSVIMQAILNDFISEVMSEYQIEIETAFHDWNYENNSGMILFKINQPVNIEDEYPFFAGNRVIQTLQHVSSNIHKVPTNCKVIRLNANLYVIECQEIMLDIEKVLYKKGYEEILIERSKEIRNSYTQHIPLFEEALGRRIESLFIMWDYENDNGYVLFSLN; encoded by the coding sequence ATGATTAATACTAGTGAATTTAGAGAGGACTTAGCTTATTTAAGCAGCTCCTTAAGTAAACGTCTAAAACAAAAATTTGGGAAGGGCCCAGAGACTTGTTTTGCTTCTTTAAAAGATGATATGTTAAGTATCCATATTAAGAAGTTTATTACTCCTGCTGAAGAAGTGTTAATTGAGAGTGAGAATAATAGTTTAACTTTAAAATTCCGTTCCGTTATCATGCAAGCAATCCTCAATGATTTTATAAGTGAGGTTATGAGTGAATACCAAATTGAAATTGAAACTGCCTTTCATGACTGGAATTATGAGAACAATAGTGGAATGATTTTATTTAAAATAAATCAGCCTGTAAATATAGAAGATGAATATCCATTTTTTGCGGGGAATAGGGTTATCCAAACACTTCAACATGTGAGCTCAAATATTCATAAAGTACCTACAAATTGCAAAGTAATTCGATTAAACGCCAATCTTTATGTCATTGAATGCCAAGAAATTATGTTGGATATAGAGAAAGTTTTATATAAGAAGGGTTACGAAGAAATCTTAATTGAACGGTCGAAAGAGATAAGAAATAGCTATACCCAGCATATCCCTTTATTCGAAGAGGCACTTGGCCGGAGAATTGAAAGTCTATTTATTATGTGGGACTATGAAAATGATAACGGGTATGTGCTATTTAGTTTAAATTGA
- a CDS encoding DUF2294 family protein, with the protein MELNDKLTYISSYCSKALRKNFGRGPHSCQSTLNNNYLVLYVRGFISPMEEVLIQQKQNDYVENARNIIITHIIEELKGVVQVTLEVDMEEYYQDWNFPNNSGIIILVLESEISHSEIEIEYDKGEIEKEIGRISALVQKVPNCINSIPISQNIVLIERKGILIPIEKALIARGFSQELIVTKDELEKKYFHRYGKFEVIFNKSIRDIFIDWNLKEDKSFMCFVLG; encoded by the coding sequence ATGGAACTAAACGATAAATTAACGTATATAAGCAGTTATTGCAGTAAAGCATTAAGGAAAAACTTTGGTAGAGGGCCACATTCATGTCAGTCAACACTCAATAATAACTATTTAGTTCTCTATGTACGTGGTTTTATCTCACCAATGGAAGAAGTGCTAATACAGCAGAAGCAGAATGATTATGTTGAAAACGCTAGAAATATTATCATTACCCATATAATAGAAGAGTTAAAAGGCGTTGTTCAAGTAACCTTAGAAGTAGACATGGAAGAATACTATCAAGACTGGAACTTCCCTAATAACTCCGGAATCATAATTTTAGTACTTGAAAGTGAGATTTCACACTCAGAAATCGAAATCGAGTATGATAAAGGAGAAATTGAAAAAGAAATTGGAAGAATTAGTGCTTTAGTTCAAAAGGTACCAAACTGCATCAATTCGATTCCGATCTCACAAAATATTGTGCTAATTGAAAGAAAAGGAATCCTAATTCCTATTGAAAAGGCATTAATAGCAAGAGGTTTCTCACAAGAGCTAATTGTAACGAAGGATGAGTTAGAGAAAAAATACTTTCACCGTTACGGAAAGTTTGAAGTGATATTTAACAAAAGCATACGAGACATTTTTATTGACTGGAATTTAAAAGAAGATAAATCCTTTATGTGTTTTGTTTTGGGGTAA
- a CDS encoding molybdopterin-dependent oxidoreductase, protein MKPRWLIKIHHIHAILVGLLLLSGLSLFIQPVRTSFNQWQIPLVAIHTWIALFYIIIVLLSLKRAINYTFKKPNLKKFNVHFILILFLAWSLSGAIMYFQAHFPVPIRNTAVTIHDTVTWIAIPWLLIHSIGHAFKLEIPWPLWWKRHAKKPEWVEENRLERRDFIKSLSLITIMIFIGGWLKWLTPMLHTSSEGSRRRGYFRIYNVTNDYPRYENSEWSLTIDGLVEEKKVFTMQQMRQLKWNTIIDDFHCVTGWSVRGVELTGVYIKDLFEAYDIKPNDHYITAYSGDGMYFDTFTLTQLVDEEAMLVFELDGAPLKKAQGYPCRLYHPTMYGYKSVKWVDRLTVTDKREYGYWQQNGDYDLDGYL, encoded by the coding sequence ATGAAACCAAGATGGCTAATAAAAATCCATCATATCCATGCAATACTTGTTGGCTTGCTCCTACTATCCGGCTTAAGTCTTTTCATTCAACCTGTACGCACATCCTTTAACCAATGGCAAATTCCCCTAGTGGCGATTCACACATGGATCGCCCTTTTCTATATCATCATTGTCCTACTCTCACTAAAAAGAGCAATCAACTATACGTTCAAAAAGCCAAACTTAAAAAAGTTTAACGTACACTTCATCCTTATCCTATTTCTCGCCTGGAGCCTGTCAGGAGCAATCATGTATTTCCAAGCCCATTTTCCTGTGCCCATTCGAAACACAGCCGTAACCATACACGACACAGTTACCTGGATTGCGATTCCATGGCTCCTTATTCACAGCATCGGACACGCTTTCAAACTAGAAATCCCTTGGCCATTATGGTGGAAACGACATGCGAAAAAGCCTGAATGGGTTGAAGAAAACCGACTGGAACGAAGAGACTTTATCAAATCCCTATCTTTAATAACAATTATGATTTTTATCGGTGGCTGGTTAAAATGGTTAACACCAATGTTGCATACCTCATCTGAAGGAAGTCGAAGAAGAGGTTATTTTCGTATTTACAATGTAACAAATGATTACCCCAGGTATGAGAACAGTGAGTGGAGTCTTACCATTGACGGCCTCGTTGAGGAGAAAAAGGTATTCACCATGCAACAAATGAGGCAGCTAAAATGGAATACCATTATCGATGATTTTCATTGCGTAACCGGCTGGAGTGTAAGAGGAGTCGAGTTAACAGGGGTATATATTAAGGATTTATTTGAAGCCTACGATATAAAGCCTAATGATCACTATATCACTGCATATTCCGGTGATGGAATGTACTTTGACACCTTTACATTAACACAACTAGTGGATGAGGAAGCTATGCTCGTATTCGAGTTAGATGGTGCTCCCCTTAAAAAGGCCCAAGGCTACCCTTGTCGTTTATACCATCCTACGATGTATGGATACAAATCAGTGAAATGGGTTGATCGTCTTACAGTTACGGATAAACGTGAATACGGCTATTGGCAGCAGAATGGAGATTATGATTTAGATGGTTACTTATAG
- a CDS encoding HPr family phosphocarrier protein, translating to MDNRVSKTIIVNITEDVTIVEVSKATQKYNSEIYLKKLVNGTPHEINLKSFLGLITLQLKNGDKLTIEAEGNDAQEAVEEVANYLAKE from the coding sequence ATGGACAATCGTGTTAGTAAAACAATTATAGTTAACATTACCGAAGACGTAACAATCGTAGAAGTCAGCAAAGCCACACAAAAATACAACTCAGAAATCTACCTTAAAAAACTAGTAAACGGCACACCACACGAAATCAACCTAAAAAGCTTCCTTGGACTCATCACACTTCAACTCAAAAACGGCGACAAACTAACAATAGAAGCCGAAGGAAACGATGCCCAAGAAGCGGTAGAAGAAGTGGCGAACTATCTAGCGAAGGAATAG
- a CDS encoding PAS domain S-box protein, which produces MMSNVVDKLRDALYTLDENWCFTYLNPAAEKLLLRTKEELLQKSIWDEFKEVQVLHKMYHKAAETKSEVEFETFYEPLQTWFDVRAYPFEKGIAVQFRDINRRKKALEESREHHRSLFEYNPDAVFSLDLEGNYLSVNKSFEKLFGYNMDEYLSMNYDPLVVPEDLEKTHFHFNQAANGTPQEYEVDCLTKTGERIKVSVINVPIIVDGNIVGVYGIAKDITQSKRIEQEMKEREASLQTALHIAGLGSWTWDIKEDELFWSDELLHIFGAPKDTELKIKTFISYVHPEDRRAVEDSIQNTLNGKPFSSHYRIIRPGGEVRYIESLGDLIYDENDGPIKLIGTAQDVTERKLEQHKLKRSEELYHLIADNSQDIIILTNTCGVITYVSPAITNVLGYEASEIIGSNREDLIHQEDLNMLKEIFNKQKEVSVMRVLHRKGHYVWIEISIKFIKNQDNLVEKVLFIARDITERVEAKELMVKSEKLSMAGQLAAGIAHEIRNPLTAIKGFLKLMQSGFDMEKEYLNVMDSELVRIEFILNELLLLAKPTKESFENKDINSVVLHVVKLLETEANLKNILFKTELYQKETYIHCDENQLKQIFINFIKNGIEAMPNGGLMTINTYLEKYHVVIEIKDEGCGIPKEKLSNIGQPFFTTKEKGTGLGLAVSFSIVENHKGEINIESEEGKGTTIYVKLPLVHEKVIG; this is translated from the coding sequence ATGATGTCAAATGTTGTTGATAAATTAAGAGACGCACTTTATACATTAGATGAGAACTGGTGCTTTACCTATCTGAATCCTGCAGCTGAGAAACTACTCCTAAGAACAAAAGAAGAGTTATTACAAAAATCAATTTGGGATGAGTTTAAAGAAGTACAAGTGCTTCATAAAATGTATCATAAGGCAGCAGAAACAAAATCAGAAGTTGAATTTGAGACTTTTTATGAACCATTACAAACATGGTTTGACGTTCGTGCCTATCCTTTTGAAAAAGGAATTGCTGTCCAATTCAGGGATATTAATAGGAGGAAAAAAGCACTTGAAGAGAGTAGAGAGCATCATCGTTCTTTGTTTGAATACAACCCAGATGCTGTTTTCTCATTAGATTTGGAAGGGAATTATTTATCCGTCAATAAAAGCTTTGAAAAGTTATTTGGATATAACATGGACGAATACTTAAGCATGAATTATGACCCTTTAGTTGTACCCGAAGATTTAGAAAAAACTCACTTTCATTTTAATCAAGCAGCAAATGGAACTCCACAAGAGTATGAGGTTGATTGTCTAACAAAGACAGGGGAGAGAATAAAAGTAAGTGTCATTAATGTACCTATTATTGTGGATGGTAACATTGTTGGAGTCTATGGGATTGCAAAAGACATTACTCAAAGTAAACGGATAGAGCAAGAAATGAAAGAAAGAGAAGCTAGCTTACAGACTGCGCTTCACATAGCAGGGTTAGGGAGTTGGACGTGGGATATAAAAGAGGATGAACTTTTTTGGTCTGACGAGTTGCTTCATATATTTGGAGCACCCAAGGATACGGAGCTCAAAATCAAGACCTTCATTAGTTATGTACATCCAGAGGATAGACGAGCGGTAGAGGATTCAATTCAAAATACACTAAACGGAAAACCTTTTTCCTCTCACTATAGAATTATTCGCCCGGGCGGTGAAGTACGTTATATTGAATCACTAGGGGATCTTATTTATGATGAAAATGACGGCCCAATTAAGTTAATTGGTACTGCTCAAGATGTAACTGAACGTAAGCTTGAACAACACAAGTTAAAACGAAGTGAGGAACTATACCATTTAATTGCGGACAATTCACAAGATATTATTATATTAACTAACACATGTGGTGTAATTACCTATGTATCACCAGCCATTACTAATGTCCTTGGATATGAGGCATCTGAAATTATTGGATCCAATAGGGAAGACTTAATTCATCAAGAAGATTTGAATATGTTAAAGGAAATTTTTAATAAGCAAAAAGAAGTATCTGTCATGAGAGTCCTCCATCGTAAAGGACACTATGTATGGATTGAAATATCGATCAAATTCATTAAGAATCAGGATAATCTGGTGGAAAAAGTTCTATTCATTGCGCGAGATATTACTGAAAGAGTAGAAGCAAAAGAGCTAATGGTAAAGTCAGAAAAGTTATCAATGGCAGGCCAATTGGCAGCAGGCATCGCTCATGAGATTCGTAATCCACTTACAGCCATTAAAGGGTTTTTAAAACTAATGCAAAGTGGTTTTGACATGGAAAAAGAATATCTAAATGTGATGGATTCTGAATTAGTTCGAATTGAATTTATCCTTAATGAGCTTCTTCTATTAGCGAAACCTACAAAGGAAAGCTTTGAAAATAAGGATATAAATTCAGTTGTTCTTCACGTAGTCAAGCTCCTTGAAACAGAAGCGAATCTTAAAAATATCTTATTTAAAACAGAATTATACCAAAAGGAAACCTATATACATTGCGACGAAAACCAATTAAAACAAATCTTTATTAATTTTATTAAAAATGGCATAGAGGCAATGCCTAACGGTGGATTGATGACAATTAACACCTATCTTGAAAAGTATCATGTTGTTATTGAAATTAAAGATGAAGGCTGTGGCATTCCAAAGGAAAAACTAAGTAACATAGGTCAACCTTTTTTCACAACAAAAGAGAAGGGGACTGGTCTAGGATTGGCCGTAAGCTTCAGTATTGTTGAAAATCATAAAGGCGAAATTAATATAGAGAGTGAAGAGGGAAAAGGCACGACTATTTATGTAAAACTCCCACTCGTTCACGAAAAAGTTATAGGATAG
- a CDS encoding C-terminal binding protein — MSQFKVLVTDYEYETFAPEKEVLDKLGLELTFAQCRTEDDVIEAARDADALINQYAPISRRVIENLEKCKVISRYGVGFNTIDIEAATEKGIIVGNVTDYCLDEVSDHAMALLLSCARKVTLMNNEVKKGNWNFNVAVPIFRLRGRTIGLVGFGNIPQTVAKKAQAFGLNVIAFDPYVPEEVAKQANVELVTLDELCERSDYISVHAPLNQYTQGMISYDQFNKMKKEAFIINTARGPVIDEAALITALQEGKIAGAGLDVVEIEPIEATNPLVKMDNVILNPHSAFYSVEAETELKRKTAENVADVLSGFYPTYLVNKDVKVKVSLKDKENV; from the coding sequence ATGAGTCAGTTTAAAGTACTTGTTACAGACTACGAATATGAAACATTTGCCCCTGAAAAGGAAGTATTAGATAAGCTCGGTCTGGAGCTCACATTTGCTCAATGTCGCACAGAGGATGATGTGATTGAAGCCGCTCGAGATGCAGATGCGTTAATAAATCAATATGCTCCTATTTCAAGAAGAGTTATTGAAAACCTTGAAAAATGTAAGGTGATTTCTCGTTATGGAGTTGGGTTTAATACAATTGATATCGAAGCAGCAACTGAAAAAGGAATTATCGTGGGAAATGTAACAGACTACTGTTTAGATGAAGTATCTGATCATGCAATGGCGCTACTCCTTTCCTGTGCACGTAAAGTAACGCTGATGAACAATGAAGTGAAAAAGGGAAACTGGAATTTCAATGTGGCTGTTCCGATTTTCCGTTTAAGAGGTCGTACTATAGGGCTCGTTGGCTTTGGAAATATACCTCAAACTGTAGCTAAAAAAGCACAGGCTTTTGGACTTAATGTGATTGCATTTGATCCATATGTTCCTGAAGAAGTTGCAAAACAAGCCAATGTTGAATTAGTGACTTTAGATGAACTATGTGAACGTTCAGATTATATCTCCGTTCACGCACCACTTAATCAGTATACACAAGGTATGATTAGCTATGATCAGTTCAACAAAATGAAAAAAGAAGCGTTCATCATTAACACAGCTCGTGGCCCAGTCATTGATGAAGCAGCTTTAATTACAGCTTTACAAGAAGGGAAAATAGCGGGAGCAGGATTAGACGTGGTGGAGATAGAACCAATTGAGGCAACAAATCCGTTAGTGAAAATGGACAATGTAATCCTTAATCCACACTCTGCTTTCTACTCTGTTGAGGCTGAAACTGAGCTGAAACGTAAAACTGCTGAGAACGTAGCTGATGTATTATCTGGCTTCTATCCAACGTACTTAGTGAACAAAGATGTGAAGGTGAAAGTGAGTTTAAAAGATAAAGAAAATGTTTAG
- a CDS encoding peptide chain release factor 3: MSLNNEVSSRRTFAIISHPDAGKTTMTEKLLLFGNVIREAGTVKGKKTGKFAASDWMEIEKKRGISVTSSVMSFPYHDFHVNILDTPGHEDFSEDTYRTLTAVDSVVMIIDSTKGVEPQTIKLFKVCRMRGIPIFTFINKLDRDGKEPLELLSELEEVLGIESYPMNWPVGMGKSLLGIWDRYNSEFVHFLGDEKEESMGLDEVGRLGNDSLFDSVRDDLSLLDEAGNQFDAERVIAGELTPVFFGSALANFGVRSFFDTFLNFASPPRPRKADEGLIPPDEESFSGYIFKIQANMNPAHRDRIAFLRVCSGKFQRGMSVQVSRTGKSIKLNQTQQFMAASRETVEEAYAGDIIGIYDPNIYQIGDTLTEGKDPITYRELPQFPPEIFRKVRVKNAMKGKQFKKGIEQLVQEGAIQLFKQELTDEYILGAVGQLQFEVFEYRMKGEYGVDIEFTQLGDRIPRWLTAPPKDRRLFDSRSLLVQDRHDRFAVLFENDFTLRYFTDKNKDIELVDLLESNDYKSL, encoded by the coding sequence ATGAGCTTAAATAATGAAGTATCAAGTAGACGTACCTTTGCAATCATCTCGCATCCCGATGCAGGGAAAACGACGATGACTGAAAAGTTACTTCTATTCGGAAATGTAATAAGAGAAGCTGGTACGGTTAAAGGAAAAAAAACAGGAAAGTTTGCTGCTTCAGACTGGATGGAAATTGAAAAAAAGAGGGGAATCTCAGTTACATCGAGTGTTATGAGTTTTCCATATCATGATTTTCATGTAAACATTCTAGATACCCCTGGACATGAAGACTTCAGTGAAGACACGTATAGAACACTAACAGCAGTGGATAGTGTAGTAATGATCATTGACTCAACCAAAGGGGTTGAGCCACAAACGATTAAGTTATTTAAAGTTTGTCGAATGAGAGGAATTCCAATCTTCACATTTATTAACAAGCTCGACCGTGATGGAAAAGAGCCTTTAGAATTACTTTCAGAGCTTGAAGAGGTTCTTGGAATTGAGTCTTACCCTATGAACTGGCCTGTAGGTATGGGTAAAAGCTTACTTGGAATTTGGGATCGTTACAACTCTGAGTTCGTTCATTTCTTAGGAGATGAAAAGGAAGAGAGTATGGGATTAGATGAAGTAGGGCGTTTAGGAAATGACTCTCTATTTGATAGTGTTCGAGATGATTTAAGTTTACTTGACGAAGCTGGTAACCAATTTGATGCTGAGCGCGTAATTGCTGGTGAATTGACTCCTGTATTTTTTGGTAGTGCATTAGCAAACTTCGGAGTTCGTTCATTTTTCGATACATTCCTTAACTTTGCATCTCCTCCTCGACCTAGGAAGGCTGATGAAGGATTAATCCCACCTGATGAAGAAAGCTTTAGTGGATATATCTTTAAAATCCAAGCTAATATGAACCCGGCTCACCGTGACCGTATTGCATTTTTACGAGTATGTTCAGGTAAATTCCAACGTGGGATGAGTGTTCAAGTGAGTCGTACAGGAAAATCAATAAAACTGAACCAAACCCAACAGTTTATGGCGGCAAGCAGAGAAACGGTTGAAGAAGCCTATGCTGGTGATATTATTGGGATTTATGATCCTAATATTTATCAAATCGGGGACACGTTAACAGAAGGAAAAGACCCAATTACGTATCGTGAGCTTCCACAGTTCCCACCTGAGATTTTCCGTAAAGTGCGCGTGAAAAACGCGATGAAAGGAAAACAGTTTAAAAAGGGAATTGAGCAACTTGTTCAAGAAGGCGCGATTCAATTATTTAAACAAGAGCTAACTGATGAATACATTTTAGGTGCAGTAGGGCAACTTCAATTTGAAGTGTTTGAATACCGAATGAAGGGTGAGTACGGAGTCGATATCGAATTTACGCAACTTGGCGATCGTATTCCTCGTTGGTTAACAGCACCACCAAAGGACCGACGTTTATTTGATTCACGAAGTCTACTGGTGCAAGACCGTCATGATCGTTTTGCTGTTCTTTTTGAAAATGACTTTACGCTTCGCTACTTTACTGATAAGAACAAGGATATCGAGTTAGTGGATTTATTAGAGTCGAATGATTATAAGAGTTTATAA